The region ATGAGGATTTAGAAGAATTAAAAAAGAAAAAGATATTATTTGTAGCAGGGGGAGTTGGAACTGCTCCAGTATATCCTCAAGCTAGATGGTTCCGTGAAAGAGGTATTGATGTTGATGTTATAATTGGTGCTAAAACAAAAGAATTAATAATTCTTGAAGATAAAATGAAAAAGGTAGCAGGTAATCTTTATGTTGCAACAGATGATGGTAGCTATGGCTTTAAAGGTATGGTTACAGCATTAATCGAAGATCTTGTAAAGAATCAAGGTAAAGAATATGACCTTGTTGTTTGTATAGGACCAATGATTATGATGAAATTTGTATGTAAGCTTACTGAAGAACTTGGTATTAAAACTATAGTAAGTCTTAATCCAATAATGGTTGACGGAACAGGTATGTGTGGAGCTTGCAGAGTAACAGTTGGAAATGAAACAAAGTTTGCTTGTGTTGATGGACCTGAATTTGATGGCCATATAGTTGATTTTGA is a window of Anaerosalibacter sp. Marseille-P3206 DNA encoding:
- a CDS encoding sulfide/dihydroorotate dehydrogenase-like FAD/NAD-binding protein — protein: MYKIVDKKNLAPNIFSMDILAPRVAKAAQPGQFVIVIADEKGERVPLTICDYDEEKGTVNIVVQSMGCSTKKMAEYNVGDYFQDFVGPLGQPSEYVNEDLEELKKKKILFVAGGVGTAPVYPQARWFRERGIDVDVIIGAKTKELIILEDKMKKVAGNLYVATDDGSYGFKGMVTALIEDLVKNQGKEYDLVVCIGPMIMMKFVCKLTEELGIKTIVSLNPIMVDGTGMCGACRVTVGNETKFACVDGPEFDGHIVDFDEALRRQTQYKPEEADKTEKYICKCQQGGAK